A single genomic interval of Bos indicus isolate NIAB-ARS_2022 breed Sahiwal x Tharparkar chromosome 5, NIAB-ARS_B.indTharparkar_mat_pri_1.0, whole genome shotgun sequence harbors:
- the MFSD5 gene encoding molybdate-anion transporter, with product MLVTAYLAFVVLLASCLGLELSRCRAKPSGRACSNPSFLRFQLDFYQVYFLALAADWLQAPYLYKLYQHYHFLEAQIAILYVCGLASTVLFGLVASSLVDWLGRKKSCVLFSLTYSLCCLTKLSRDYFVLLVGRALGGLSTALLFSAFEAWYIHEHLERHDFPTEWIPATFARAAFWNHVLAVAAGVAAEAVACWMGLGPVAPFVAAIPLLALAGALALHNWGENYDRQRAFSRTCAGGLRCLLSDRRVLLLGTIQALFESVIFIFVFLWTPVLDPHGAPLGIIFSSFMAASLLGSSLYRIATSKRYHLQPMHLLSLAVLIVVFSLFMLTFSTSPGQESPVESFIAFLLIELACGLYFPSMSFLRRKVIPETEQAGVLNWFRVPLHLLACLGLLVLHDSDRKTGTRNMFSICSAVMVMALLAVVGLFTVVRHDAELRVPSPTGEPYTPEL from the coding sequence ATGCTGGTGACTGCTTACCTTGCTTTTGTGGTCCTCCTGGCCTCCTGCCTGGGGTTGGAGCTGTCAAGATGCCGGGCTAAGCCCTCTGGAAGGGCCTGCAGCAATCCCTCTTTCCTTCGGTTTCAACTGGACTTCTATCAGGTCTACTTCCTGGCCCTGGCAGCTGACTGGCTGCAGGCCCCCTACCTCTACAAACTCTACCAGCATTACCACTTCCTGGAGGCACAAATTGCCATCCTCTACGTCTGCGGCCTTGCCTCCACCGTCCTCTTTGGACTGGTGGCTTCCTCCCTGGTGGATTGGCTGGGTCGCAAGAAATCTTGTGTCCTCTTCTCCCTCACTTACTCTCTCTGCTGCTTAACCAAACTCTCCCGGGACTACTTTGTGCTGCTGGTGGGCCGAGCACTAGGTGGGCTATCTACAGCCCTGCTCTTCTCAGCCTTTGAGGCCTGGTATATCCATGAGCACCTGGAACGGCATGACTTCCCCACCGAATGGATCCCAGCTACCTTTGCCCGAGCTGCCTTCTGGAACCATGTGCTGGCTGTAGCGGCAGGTGTGGCCGCTGAGGCTGTGGCCTGCTGGATGGGCCTGGGGCCTGTAGCCCCCTTTGTGGCCGCCATCCCTCTCTTGGCTCTGGCTGGGGCCTTGGCCCTTCATAACTGGGGAGAGAACTATGATCGGCAGCGTGCCTTCTCTAGGACCTGTGCTGGGGGCCTGCGCTGCCTTCTGTCGGACCGTCGTGTGCTGCTGCTAGGCACCATCCAGGCCCTGTTTGAGAGTGTCATTTTCATCTTTGTCTTCCTCTGGACACCTGTGCTGGACCCACATGGGGCTCCACTGGGCATCATCTTCTCCAGCTTCATGGCAGCCAGCCTACTCGGCTCTTCCCTGTACCGCATCGCTACCTCCAAGAGGTACCACCTTCAGCCCATGCATCTACTCTCCCTCGCCGTCCTCATTGTCGTCTTCTCCCTCTTCATGTTGACTTTCTCTACCAGCCCAGGCCAGGAGAGTCCAGTGGAATCTTTCATAGCCTTCCTCCTCATTGAACTGGCCTGTGGACTGTACTTTCCCAGCATGAGCTTCCTGCGGAGAAAGGTGATCCCTGAGACCGAGCAAGCTGGTGTCCTCAACTGGTTCCGGGTGCCCCTGCACTTACTGGCCTGCCTGGGGCTCCTGGTCCTCCATGACAGCGATCGCAAAACGGGCACTCGGAATATGTTCAGCATCTGCTCCGCCGTCATGGTGATGGCTCTGCTGGCAGTGGTGGGACTCTTCACCGTGGTCAGGCATGATGCTGAGCTGCGGGTGCCCTCACCCACTGGGGAGCCCTACACTCCTGAGCTCTGA
- the LOC139183079 gene encoding sperm mitochondrial-associated cysteine-rich protein, which yields MDFSLGLRLGPRNKKASHQQPPAPSGHCPPAASPCPSCPPSACACPCPACPPPTCSCTAYPSYAAPCPSCPGLPGPPCTCSCPPCPACPPLTYPHSACSQCSGQHLTCCRPSPCPMYPCSRGRATCSSSCWGCSDSCGCGRGAAWGPPSSTGHCSCCFRGQRTSRHCLIV from the coding sequence ATGGACTTCTCTCTGGGCCTACGTCTGGGGCCTCGGAACAAGAAAGCCAGCCATCAACAGCCACCTGCGCCCTCTGGACACTGCCCACCAGCTGCCTCCCCTTGTCCGTCCTGCCCCCCCTCTGCCTGtgcctgcccctgcccagccTGTCCCCCTCCCACCTGCTCCTGCACCGCCTATCCTTCCTACgcagctccctgcccctcctgtCCTGGCCTCCCGGGCCCACCCTGTACCTgctcctgccctccctgccccgccTGTCCTCCCTTGACTTATCCCCACAGTGCCTGCAGCCAGTGCTCTGGCCAGCACTTGACCTGCTGCCGCCCATCTCCTTGCCCCATGTACCCTTGCTCCAGGGGTCGAGCCACCTGTTCCAGCTCCTGCTGGGGCTGCAGTGACAGCTGTGGCTGTGGTCGAGGGGCTGCCTGGGGACCCCCAAGCTCCACTggccactgcagctgctgctttAGGGGACAGCGCACCTCTCGGCACTGTCTGATTGTCTAG